Below is a window of Streptomyces sp. NBC_00223 DNA.
GATCGGAGGGTCGAAGGGTCGAAGATCGGGGACCGGGCTCAGAAGCTGGTGGTGACCTTCGCTCCCGAGAAGCCCTGGACCGCGTAGAGGCTCACGTAGTTGTAGCCGGCCGTCGGGTTGGTGACGGTCAGCGTGTGGCTGTTGCCGGACCCGGTGGCCTTCGCGGTGTAGCTGGTGCTGGTCGCCCAGCCGGAGTTGCTGTAGTAGAGGTCGGCGTTGCCGGTGCCGCCGGAGGACGTGATCGTCAGCCGCGTGGTGCCGGCGGGGACGTAGAGGTAGAGGTAGGCGAGGTTGCCGGTGGTCGCCGACTGGTTGCTGCGGGCGCAGTTCCGGTCGAGCATGCGGGTGTCCGGGCCGGTGCACTCGGGCGCGGTGCCGCCGCCGCTCGGGGTGGTGGACGGCGTGGTCGGAGGCGTGGTGGGCGGAGTGGTCGGCGGGGTGGTGGGCGGAGTGGTGCCGCCACCACCGATGCTGCCGCAGTTGCCGGCGCCGCACGCGGTCAGCCAGGTGTTCCAGTCGGAGTTGTAGCGCGACCCGATGGTGCTGGTGAGCAGGGTCTGCGCGGCGGTGTAGTTGCCCGCCCGGTAGTCGCCGAGCAGCGTGGTGATGTCGGCCGGATGCGACTGGAGCATGTAACGGACCGCGAGATAGCCCCAGTTGTAGACCAGGGTCTCCCCGGAGTCATAGGTGTTCCCGAACACCGAACTCAGCGTGTAGGCGTGCGTGGCGGCCTGGTTCTGCGCGTCGGTGTAGACGACGTTGCGGTACGAGTAGGAGACGTACTCCGCGAAGCCCTCGATCCACCAGATGGTGGTCGGGGTGACCGTGCCGGCGTCGAAGTCGCCGTACGTGTCGAACCGGCCGTCGAGGTAGTGGGTGTACTCGTGGTTGAGGTTCCAGATCTGGAAGTCCGGGCGCACCCACTCGGCCTCGTAGGCGATGAAGCGGGGCTGGTTGCCGGCCGCGGAGGGGTCGCCCTCCAGGTACATGCCGCCGTTGTTGGTGTCGATGCCGTACATCGCGCCGGCGTAGGTCTGGTAGTCGGTGCTGGAGTTGAAGACCACCACTTCGATGGTGGAGTTGTTGTCGTTGGCGACGGGGCCGTTGTCGTGGACCAGGCTGTGGAAGTACGCGTCCTGGGCGCGCAGGCTGTTGCAGCTGGAGCTGAGCTGATCGGCCGTCATGTCCTGCGCCAGGATGCGGATGCTGGAGCTGCACGTGTAGTTGGACGTCAGCACCGAGCTCTTGAGCCGGTCCGCCAGGTCGCAGGTGTTGTAGTACGAGCAGTTGGAGGCGTCGTAGTAGCTGGTCATCTCCGCGACGCCGACCCACAGGGCCGCGGTCGGGCCGGTGATGGCGCTCTGGTTGAGCAGCCCGGCGACCATCGGGGAGACCTTGCTGTACAGCGACGACTCCTGGAGGAACCGGGCCAGTTCACGGCCCGCGTTCGAGTCCAGGTACGCCTGGTCGGTGCTGAGCAGCGAGACATGGCTCGACGCGAAGTTGTAGAGGGTGTCGAGCAGGCTGGTGTCGGCCTGGACCGCCGTGACGAAGTCGGGGAACTGGTGGCCCCGGAAGAGCACGGTGTAGACGTTGTTGACCGCGTTGAGCATGTACCACGAGCTGTCGTACGAGCTGTTGTAGCCGTTCAGCAGCCGCTTGATGACGTACAGGTAGCGGCCGTCCTGCTCGGAGCTGTCGATCAGGGTGACGGCCTCGGCCAGCGCCTCGCCGTTGGCGTCGGTGACGTCGCTGGAGTGGGGGCTGGCGAAGAAGGCGTCGAGCGCGCCGCGGACGGCGGTCACCAGGGTGGTGCCGTAGCTGCCGACGGTGGAGGCGTTGTAGTACTGGACGTAGTAGCCGGCCCGCAGGTAGAGCACCAGCTGCGGCATTCCCGTGCTGCTGTCGCCGGGGTAGGAGGCGGAGGCGTCGCGCATGGCGTTGGCGACCGTGGCCATCTGCGCCTCACGGAAGGCCTGGTAGGCGTCGTTGCCCGTCAGGTTGAACAGCGTGTTGACGCAGCCCGTGGTGGCCGACTTGACCTGGGTGACCAGGGCGCTGCCGGTACGGCTGGTGAAGTCCGAGACGTTGCAGGTGGCGGCGGCCGCGGTGGTGAGGCCGTTGGCCTTGGCCCTGGCGCGGGCCGCGGCCTTCATGGAGGGGGCCGGGTGGCTCGCCTTGGGGGCGTCCGGCTGGTCGTAGTCCCGCTTGAGCGCGTCCTTGGACGCGGCCTGCGGCGCCCGGTCGGCGGCCTTGAGGGGGGTGGTGCCGACGTGCTCGGGCCGGTTCCCGGCGACCGTGGCGGGCTGCGCGGCCGGTCCGGCCGGGCGGTTCGCGGCTTTGGCGCCGGACGTGACGGCGGACTTGGCCGGGTCGGCCTTGGCGGGTGACTGGGCCGAGGCCCAGCCGGACTGCGCGAGTACACCGAGGCCCAGACAGAGGGCCAGGGCGAGTATGACGAATCCGGTGAGACTTCGTCGTACCGGTTGGGGATTCACGTGCCGCCTCCCAGCGGGGTGACGCCGCGCTCCGTTGCGCGGCGAGGGGGGATCGTTGGCGTCGGCCGGCCGGGTCCTCCCGTACACACGTGGGGAGTTGGGGGACGGACCCGGCACGGCCTGCCGACCGGGCTGACGCTTTTGGCATGAGCACGGTCTGAGTGATGCGCCTGTACAATGGCACACGTCACATTGCTTAGGGAAGGCGTTGGGCAGAGATTCCTCGGGCCAACGGGACGCCATGTGCGTTGTGTGACGTCAGAGGTTCGCCCGGCGACGGAGAACCGCGGAGCCGAGGAAGCGGGAAACGGCGGGAACGGCGGGAACGGCGAAAAGGGGCCCCCGAGGGGACCCCTGAGTGACCGTCGCTCAGGCCCGGAGGCCCCTTTCCGCCCTCAGTCGGCCTCGGGGAAGTGGCAGGCGACCTTGCGCCCGACCGGACCGACCAGTTCGGGCCGCACCAGCCGGCAGACGTCCTGGGCCTTGTGGCAGCGCGGATGGAAGGCGCAGCCGGGCGGCGGAGCGGCCGGGCTGGGCGGGTCGCCGCGCAGCACCACCCGCTCCCGGGCGCGCTCGGCGGCCGGATCGGGCACGGGCACGGCCGAGAGCAGCGCCACGGTGTACGGGTGCGCGGGCCGCGTGTACACCCGCGTACGGTCGCCGATCTCGACAATCCGGCCCAGGTACATCACCGCCACCCGGTCGCAGACCCGTTTGACGACCGAGAGGTCGTGCGCGACGAAGACATACGTCAACCCCAACTCCCTTTGCAGCCGCTCCATCAGGTTGATGATCTGGGCCTGCACGGACACGTCGAGCGCGGAGACCGGCTCGTCGGCGACGATCAGCCGCGGCTGGGTGGCCAACGCCCTTGCGATGCCGATGCGTTGCGCCTGACCCCCGGAGAACTCATGCGGGTAGCGGTCGAGATGCTCGGGTATCAGCCCGACCAGCTCCAGCAGTTCGGCCGCCCGCGCCCGGGCCGGCCCCGCGTCCGCGCCCTGGGCGAGCAGCGGGTCGGCGATGATCCTGGCCACGGTCTGCCGGGGGTTGAGCGAGGAGTACGGGTCCTGGAAGACCATCTGGACATGGCGCCGTACGGGTCTGAGCCGGCGCTGCCCGAGGTGGCTGATGTCCTGCCCGTCGAAGGTGACGGAGCCCTCGGTGGGCTCCAGCAGCCGTACGACCATCCGGCCGGTGGTGGACTTGCCGCAGCCCGACTCGCCGACCAGGCCCAGGGTCTCGCCCGCGGCCAGGTCGAAGGTGACGCCGTCCACCGCGCGGATCGGCGCGGTGGGCCGGCCCAGGCGGGTACGGCGGCCCGGGAAGGTCTTGACGAGGTCGCGCACGGACAGCAGCGGCTGCGCCGGGCCCTTCCCGGGATCGGGTCCGGCCGCGGGCTCCGCCGTGGACGGCGGGTCGGCGGACGTACGGGGGCTCGGGGTCATCGCGGCTCCTTGAGGGTGAGGGCCGAATCGGCGGCGGGCGGAACGGCGGCCGAACCGTCCCCGGTGGCAGGCGACTTGGTGGGCGCCTCGGCGGGCGACTCGGCCGGGTCGGCCTCGGCGGGCGGCACCCGCGCGGGCGGCCCGGCGGCCGGCGCCTCGGCGGACTCCGGTGCGGACGAGGCCGGTTCGGCGGCGGAGTCCGCCCCCTTGTCCCCCGTCACGGCCCCGTCCGGCTCGCCGCCCGCGCCGAGCGGCAGATGGCACGCGACCAGACGGGCCGCCGCCCCGCCGGAGTCGGTCCCCTCGCCCCCGGGAGGGACACCCGGCGCGGCGCCCAGCGGAACGAACTCCGGCCGCTCCCCCGCGCAGCGCGCCCGCACTCCCTCCCCCGCCCGCGCCTCCGACTCCGCCTCCGCCACCCGCGGGCAGCGCGGAGCGAAGGCGCACCCCGGCACGGGAAGCAGCAGGGACGGCGGACTGCCAGGAATCGTCCGCAGCGGAGCGTCCTCCGCGTCGTCCAGCCGGGGCAGCGAGTCGAGCAGCCCCCGGGTGTAGGGGTGGGCCGGGTGGGCGAACAGCGCGTCCACGGGGGCCTGTTCCGCGGCCCGCCCGCCGTACATCACCAGCACCTCGTGGGCGACCCGGGCGACCACGCCCAGGTCGTGGGTGATCATCACGACGCCGAGGCCGCGGTCCTGCTGGATGCGCGCGATGAGTTCGAGGATCTGCGCCTGGACGGTGACGTCCAGCGCGGTCGTCGGCTCGTCGGCGATGAGCAGGTCGGGTTCGCAGGCCAGCGCCATGGCGATCACCACCCGCTGCCGCATCCCGCCGGAGAACTGATGGGGGTACTCCCCGGCCCGGCGGGCCGGTTCGGGGATGCCGACCTCGCCGAGCATCTCCACCGCGCGGCGCCGGGCGACGGCCCGGCGGGCGCCGAAGTGCCGCCGGTACGCCTCGGCGATCTGCTCGCCGACGGTGTAGTAGGGGTGCAGGCTGGAGAGCGGGTCCTGGAAGATCATGGCCATCCGGCGGCCGCGCAGCGCGCTCAGCTCGGTGCCGCTCAGACCGGTCAGCTCCCGGCCGCCGAGCGCGATGGAGCCGCTGACCTCGGCGTCCTCGTGCAGGCCCATGACGGCCAGTGAGGTCACGGACTTGCCGGAGCCCGACTCGCCGACCAGGCCGAGGGTCCGCCCGTGCTCGACGGTGAAGCCGATGCCGTCCACGGCCCGGACCGTGCCCCGCGGGGTGCGGAAGGTGACGCCCAGGTCGGCCACTTCGAGCAGTGGCGGGCGGGTGTCGTCGGTCATGTCAGTACCTCACCCGTGGGTCGACGAACGCGTAGAGCAGGTCCACCACGAGGTTCGCGGCGACGATGAAGAACGCGGCGAGCAGGGTCACCCCGAGGATCACCGGCTGGTCGGAGCGGCGCAGCGCGTCGTAGAAGAGCTGGCCGACGCCGGGGATGCCGAAGATGCTCTCGGTGATGACCGCGCCCGCGAGCAGCCCGCCCAGATCCATGCCGAAGAGGGTGAGCACGGGGGTCATCGCCGAGCGCAGCCCGTGCTTGACCACGACCGTGCGCTCGGGCATCCCCTTGGCCCGGGCAGTCCTGATGTACGGCTGCGCCATCGCCTCGATCATCGAACTGCGGCTCTGGCGGGCGTACATGGCCGCGTAGAGCAGGGCCAGTGCGATCCACGGCAGCAGCAGATTGGACGCCCAGCTCACCGGGTTGTGGCTGATCGGCACATAGGAGGGGTACGGCAGCAGCCCGGCGGTGCGGACGACGCCGTAGATCAGCATCACCGCGGTGAAGTACACCGGCAGCGAGGCGGTGGCGACCGCGCCGACCATCAGTCCGCGGTCGGTGAGCGTGCCCTTCTTCAGGGCGGCGGTGACGCCCGCGCCCAGTCCGAGCACCAGCCACAGCACGGCGGCGCCCGCGGCGAGCGAGACGGACACCGGCAGCCGGTCGGTGAGCAGGCTCCACACCGGCATCGAGTCCTCGTAGGAGTAGCCGAGGCAGGGGAAGCCGCAGTGCAGGGCGTGCGGTCCGCTGCCCAGGTCGCGGCCGGCGAAGATGCCGGTGAGGTAGTCGGTGAACTGCCGCCACACCGGCTGGTCCAGGCCCATCAAGTGGCGTACCTGGGTGAGCCGTTCGGGGCTGCACGTCTTGCCGCAGGCGGCGGCGGCCGGGTCGGCGGGCAGCAGGTAGAAGACGGTGAAGGTGACGGCGCAGACGGCGAGCAGCACTCCGGCCACGCCCAGCAGCCTGCGGATCAGATAGAAGGTCACGACCGCGCTCCCCGGGGGTCGAGGATGTCGCGCAGGGTGTCGCCGAGCACGGTGAAGGCGAGCACCGCGAGGAAGAGGAACGCGCTGGGGATCACGAAGTACATCGGGTCGGTGTCGTAGAAGACGACGCCCTGGGAGATCATCTGCCCCCAGGACGACGTGGGCGGCCGGACCCCGACGCCGAGGAAGCTCAGGGCCGCCTCGGTGCTGATCATGCCGGGGACGAGCAGGGTGGTGTAGGCGATGACCGGCCCGGAGACATTGGGCAGGATCTCCCGGAGCAGGATGCGCAGCGGGCCGGAGCCGCCGACCCGGGCCGCGTCCACGTACTCGCGGTGCTTGAGCGACAGGGTCTCGCCGCGGACGATCCGGGCGATGCCGGGCCAGCCGAAGACTCCGATGACTCCGGTCATCAGCACCACCCGGTTGACGTTCTCGGCGACCGACATCATGGCGATCATGAAGATCAGCGAGGGGAAGGACATGGTGAGGTCCATCAGCCGGCTCAGGGCCGTGTCCACCCGGCCGCCGAAGTAGCCGGCGGTGATGCCCGCGGCCGTTCCCGCGGCGACCACGATGGCGGTGGCGGCGAAGGCGATCATCAGCGAGACCTGGGAGCCGTAGACGACTCGGGCGAACAGGTCGCGTCCGGTGGCCGGTTCGACGCCCAGCCAGTGCCGGGCGCCGATGCCGCCGAGCGCTCCGCGCGGGATGCCGCCCAGGTAGGGGTCGATGGCGCTCTGGTCGAACTCGGTGGGCGACCAGCCGCCGAGCCGGGCCAGCAGCGGCGCGGTGAGGGCCATCAGCACCAGCGCGGCGACGACGGCCAGGGCGCAGCAGGCCGCGCGGTCCCGGCGAAGTTGCCGCCACGCCTTGCGCCAGGGGCCGGAGTGGGTGCCGGCCGCGGAGCGGGTGCCGGCCGGTGGGCTGCCCGGCGGCGCGGGCCGGGACCGCCCGGCCAGTCGCCGGGCGGTCTTCAGCGGTGTGCTCATGTCCGCGGCGCCCCTCAACCCGCGCTCTTGGCGGGGTCCTTGAGGCCGATCACCGCGAAGTCGAACTGCCCGGTCCACGCCGAGTGGCCGAACGCGCCCGCGACATTGGTCCCGACCAGCAGCGGCTTGCGCTGCCACAGCAGCGGGACGGCCGGCGACTCGCGCATGATCTGGGTGTCGAGGTCGGCCCAGGCGTACTGCGCCTCGCCCGGGTTGGACATCGCCTCGATCCGGTCCATCCGCTTCATCACCGCGGTGTCCCGGAACTGCGAGAAGTTGCCCTGGTTGCCCTTGGCCCTGATGGTCCGCCCGTCGAAGACGAAGGGCAGGAAGGTCGCGCCCGAGGGGTAGTCGGGGCACCAGCCGCCGAGCGTCATGTCGGGCGCGTGGGCGGTGTCGCCGATGGTGTCGTAGTAGACGGACGGGTCGACCGTGGTGATCTTGACGGTGACGCCGACCTTGGCCAGCGACTCCTGAAGCGCCTCGGCCCGGGTCTTGTCACCGGTGGAGACGGTCAGGGTGGCGCTGAACTCGGGCTTTCCCGCCTGCTGGAGCAGCTTCTTGGCGGTGTCGGGCATTCCGCTCCACGGCACCTTGTAGAAGTCCGTGCTGGCACCGGCGGACAGCAGCGGCGGCAGATACGACGTGGCGACGTCGTTGAGCGCGGGCCCGCCGTCCGCCGTGACCTGGGCGGACTTGTCGACGGCGTACTGCATCGCCTTGCGGACCGTCACATCGGTGAACGGCCCGCGGGCGGTGTTGAGGTAGAGCATGTCGGTGCAGCCGGTGGGTTCGGCGGACAGCCGGGCCCGTACGTCCGGCTTCGGCAGCACCTTGGCGACGCTGGCCGGGCTGAGGTTGGACCACTGCACGGCCGAGGCGTCCGCGCCGGAACCGGCGATCAGCCGGTCGTCGATCTGGCCGCCCTGCATCCCCATCTTGACGACGATCCGGTCCGGGTACGCCTTGCGCACCGGGTCGGTGGCCGGGTCCCAGTACGGGTTGCGGATCAGCGTCATCTGCTTGCCGCGCTGATAGCTGTCGATCTTGTACGGGCCGGAGGAGAACGGCCGCAGGTCGTACTGCACCCCCGCCTCCCGGGACTGCGGGACCGGCGAGAAGGTCGGCAGGGTGACGGTGTACGAGAACTCCGCGACCGGCCGCTTGAGGTGGAAGACGATCGTGCGGTCGTCCGGGGTCACGATGGACGACAGGTGCTTGCCGGTGAGCGGCCCGTCGTAGCCGTCGGTGTCGGCGAGGTACTGGTGGGCGTAGTCGGGGCCGCCGGTCAGGTCGGGGGAGAAGGAGCGCTCGACGTTGTACTTCACGTCCTGCGCCTTGACCGGGGTGCCGTCCTCGTACTTCAGGCCGGGTCTGAGGGTGAACGTCCACACCTTCCCGCCCGCCGAGGACCGGCCGAGGTCGGTGGCCAGGTCGGGGACGATCTTGCCGCCCTCCTCCCCCGGGGCGGCCTTGAAGGTGGTCAGCGTCCGGTAGAGCAGGCGGATGCCGAAGTCCATGTTCGGCATCGTCCAGTTGCGGGTCGGGTCCAGGTGGGCGAAGTCCTGGTTGGACAGCACGGTCAGGGTGCCGCCGCGCTGCGGGGTGCCGCCGATCACGGTCCCCGTGGCGACGCCCGGTGGCTTCCGCTCGCCGGACCGGTTCCGATCCGAGCCGTCATGGGTGTCCGTGCAGGCCGCCGTGGCCATGGCGAGGGACACGGCGATGCCGGCCGCGAGGGCGACGCTGGTGCGCTTGGTCATGGGTGCCACTCCGTTGTGGGGGGCCTGCCGACGGCGGCCCTGGCGGGTCCCGCGAAGCGCTCTGCGGGACCTCGCCCTGTAGGATGTGACTCGTAACATAGTAATGTGAAATTGCATTAACAAGGGGAGGGCCACCCCGTTACCGAGCTGTGTCCCCTCCCTGCGGCGCCCGCCCAACTCCCGTGCGGACGAAGACAACTGACACCACGTCAGCGAAGGAGAGCCACCGCCCGATGACCAGATCCGTCTCCACCCCGCACACCGGCAGCCATGACCTGCCCGTCTCCCCCGCACTGCGGGAGTTCATGGCCGCCTCCTGGGCGCCCACCCCGCTCCCGCCGGGGACCCGGCTGCCCGGCGAGGAGTTCACCGCGGCCCGCCGCGCCCGGCTGTCCGCCCGCTTCCCCGGTGAACGGCTGATCATCCCGGCCGGCCGGCTCCGGGTCCGCTCCAACGACACCGACCACCGCTTCCGCCCGCACACCGCCTACGCCTGGCTGACCGGCTTCACCGGCGAGGACCAGCCCGGCCATGTCCTGCTGCTCGAACCGGCCGGCAGCGGCCACCAGGCCGTGCTGTACGTACGGCCGCGCTCACCGCGCACCGGCGACGAGTTCTACCGCGACCGCCGCTACGGCGAGTTCTGGGTCGGCCGGCGCCCCGACCTCGACGAGGCCGCCGAGCTCAGCGGGCTGCGCTGCGCGCACCTGGACGACCTGCCCAAGCCGCTGACCGGATCGGCCCCGCCCACCCGGGTGCTGGCCGGGGTCGACCCGGCCGTCGACGCGCTCGTCGGGCCCGGGAACCACGCCGCCGACCGCGACGCGGAGCTGGCGGGCGCGCTCTCCGAGCTGCGACTGCTCAAGGACCCTTGGGAAGTGGCCCAGTTGCAGCTCGCCGTCGACCACACGACGGCCGGTTTCGAGGACGTGGTCCGCGCCCTGCCGCAGGCCCTGCGGCACCCGCGCGGCGAACGCTGGATCGAGGGCGTCTTCGGCCTGCGCGCCCGCGCCGAGGGCAACGGCACCGGGTACGACACCATCGCCGCCTCCGGCGCGCACGCCTGCGTCCTGCACTGGATACGCAACGACGGCCCGCTCGACCCGGCCCAACTCCTCCTGCTGGACGCCGGGGTGGAGACCGACACCCTCTACACCTCCGACATCACCCGCACCCTGCCGCTGTCCGGCCGCTTCTCCCCGGCCCAACGCACCGCCTACGACCTGGTGTTCGCCGCCCAGGAGGCCGGCATCGCCGCGCTGCGCCCCGGCGCCCGCTTCCGCGACTTCCACGAGGCCGCCATGCGGGTCATCGCCGAAGGGCTGCACGACTGGGGGGTGTTGCGGATCTCCCCGGACGAGTCGATGGACCCGGACAGCGGACTGCACCGCCGCTGGACGCTGTGCAGCAGCGGTCACATGCTCGGCATGGACGTGCACGACTGCGCCCAGGCGCGGGCCGAGACCTACCTCGACGGCGTACTGGAGGAAGGCCATGTCCTGACCGTCGAGCCCGGTCTGTACCTCCAGCCGGACGACGAGACGCTGCCGTCCGAGCTGCGCGGGATGGGCATCCGGATCGAGGACGACCTGGTGATCACGGCGGACGGCGCCCGGCTGATGTCGGACGCGCTGCCTCGGACGGCCGACGCCGTCGAGGAGTGGATGGGCACACTCCTGGACGGCTGAGGCCGGGCGCGGTGCCTTCGGCGGTACGGTCCTGGGCGCCGCGCTCCCCCGCGCGTCCGGGACCGTACAGGGGTCGGGCACGGGCGCGCCGGGGGTCGGCCGGGAGCCGGGGGTGTCACCCGCGGCTCCCGGCCGTACCCTCGTGTGCGGACTATCCGGCGCCCAGGCGCAGGGCGGGGGGCGGGGTCTGCGCCTCCTTGCCGTCCGCCCACAGCGAGCGGATGTGGCCGAGGTGGCGCCGCATGCACGCCTCGGCACCCGCGGCGTCGCCGGCGAGCATGAGGTCGAGCAGTTCGATGTGCTCCTCGGCGGAGTCGACCAGTCGGCCGGTGGAGTCGAGACGGTTGAGACCGTAGAGCCGGGAGCGTTTACGGAGGTCGCTCACGACCTCCACCAGGTGGTTGTTCCCGGCGAGCGCGAGCAGCCCCAGATGGAAGCGGCGGTCGGCCTCCAGATAGCCGATCAGATCATGGCCGCGCGCGGCCTCGACGATCTCCAGGGCCTGCGGCCGCAGCGCCTCCAGCTGCTCGGCGGTGGCCACGACGGTGGCCCGGGCTATCGTCGGCGCCTCGATCAGCTCGCGGATCTCGGTGTACTCGTCCAGGTCCTTGTCGGTGATCTCGGTGATCCGGAAGCCCTTGTTCCGTACCGCCTCGACCAGGCCCTCCTTGGCGAGGTCGAGCATGGCCTCGCGGACCGGGGTGGCCG
It encodes the following:
- a CDS encoding collagenase, with amino-acid sequence MNPQPVRRSLTGFVILALALCLGLGVLAQSGWASAQSPAKADPAKSAVTSGAKAANRPAGPAAQPATVAGNRPEHVGTTPLKAADRAPQAASKDALKRDYDQPDAPKASHPAPSMKAAARARAKANGLTTAAAATCNVSDFTSRTGSALVTQVKSATTGCVNTLFNLTGNDAYQAFREAQMATVANAMRDASASYPGDSSTGMPQLVLYLRAGYYVQYYNASTVGSYGTTLVTAVRGALDAFFASPHSSDVTDANGEALAEAVTLIDSSEQDGRYLYVIKRLLNGYNSSYDSSWYMLNAVNNVYTVLFRGHQFPDFVTAVQADTSLLDTLYNFASSHVSLLSTDQAYLDSNAGRELARFLQESSLYSKVSPMVAGLLNQSAITGPTAALWVGVAEMTSYYDASNCSYYNTCDLADRLKSSVLTSNYTCSSSIRILAQDMTADQLSSSCNSLRAQDAYFHSLVHDNGPVANDNNSTIEVVVFNSSTDYQTYAGAMYGIDTNNGGMYLEGDPSAAGNQPRFIAYEAEWVRPDFQIWNLNHEYTHYLDGRFDTYGDFDAGTVTPTTIWWIEGFAEYVSYSYRNVVYTDAQNQAATHAYTLSSVFGNTYDSGETLVYNWGYLAVRYMLQSHPADITTLLGDYRAGNYTAAQTLLTSTIGSRYNSDWNTWLTACGAGNCGSIGGGGTTPPTTPPTTPPTTPPTTPSTTPSGGGTAPECTGPDTRMLDRNCARSNQSATTGNLAYLYLYVPAGTTRLTITSSGGTGNADLYYSNSGWATSTSYTAKATGSGNSHTLTVTNPTAGYNYVSLYAVQGFSGAKVTTSF
- a CDS encoding ABC transporter ATP-binding protein codes for the protein MTPSPRTSADPPSTAEPAAGPDPGKGPAQPLLSVRDLVKTFPGRRTRLGRPTAPIRAVDGVTFDLAAGETLGLVGESGCGKSTTGRMVVRLLEPTEGSVTFDGQDISHLGQRRLRPVRRHVQMVFQDPYSSLNPRQTVARIIADPLLAQGADAGPARARAAELLELVGLIPEHLDRYPHEFSGGQAQRIGIARALATQPRLIVADEPVSALDVSVQAQIINLMERLQRELGLTYVFVAHDLSVVKRVCDRVAVMYLGRIVEIGDRTRVYTRPAHPYTVALLSAVPVPDPAAERARERVVLRGDPPSPAAPPPGCAFHPRCHKAQDVCRLVRPELVGPVGRKVACHFPEAD
- a CDS encoding ABC transporter ATP-binding protein, with the translated sequence MTDDTRPPLLEVADLGVTFRTPRGTVRAVDGIGFTVEHGRTLGLVGESGSGKSVTSLAVMGLHEDAEVSGSIALGGRELTGLSGTELSALRGRRMAMIFQDPLSSLHPYYTVGEQIAEAYRRHFGARRAVARRRAVEMLGEVGIPEPARRAGEYPHQFSGGMRQRVVIAMALACEPDLLIADEPTTALDVTVQAQILELIARIQQDRGLGVVMITHDLGVVARVAHEVLVMYGGRAAEQAPVDALFAHPAHPYTRGLLDSLPRLDDAEDAPLRTIPGSPPSLLLPVPGCAFAPRCPRVAEAESEARAGEGVRARCAGERPEFVPLGAAPGVPPGGEGTDSGGAAARLVACHLPLGAGGEPDGAVTGDKGADSAAEPASSAPESAEAPAAGPPARVPPAEADPAESPAEAPTKSPATGDGSAAVPPAADSALTLKEPR
- a CDS encoding ABC transporter permease, with translation MTFYLIRRLLGVAGVLLAVCAVTFTVFYLLPADPAAAACGKTCSPERLTQVRHLMGLDQPVWRQFTDYLTGIFAGRDLGSGPHALHCGFPCLGYSYEDSMPVWSLLTDRLPVSVSLAAGAAVLWLVLGLGAGVTAALKKGTLTDRGLMVGAVATASLPVYFTAVMLIYGVVRTAGLLPYPSYVPISHNPVSWASNLLLPWIALALLYAAMYARQSRSSMIEAMAQPYIRTARAKGMPERTVVVKHGLRSAMTPVLTLFGMDLGGLLAGAVITESIFGIPGVGQLFYDALRRSDQPVILGVTLLAAFFIVAANLVVDLLYAFVDPRVRY
- a CDS encoding ABC transporter permease, producing MSTPLKTARRLAGRSRPAPPGSPPAGTRSAAGTHSGPWRKAWRQLRRDRAACCALAVVAALVLMALTAPLLARLGGWSPTEFDQSAIDPYLGGIPRGALGGIGARHWLGVEPATGRDLFARVVYGSQVSLMIAFAATAIVVAAGTAAGITAGYFGGRVDTALSRLMDLTMSFPSLIFMIAMMSVAENVNRVVLMTGVIGVFGWPGIARIVRGETLSLKHREYVDAARVGGSGPLRILLREILPNVSGPVIAYTTLLVPGMISTEAALSFLGVGVRPPTSSWGQMISQGVVFYDTDPMYFVIPSAFLFLAVLAFTVLGDTLRDILDPRGARS
- a CDS encoding ABC transporter substrate-binding protein, with translation MTKRTSVALAAGIAVSLAMATAACTDTHDGSDRNRSGERKPPGVATGTVIGGTPQRGGTLTVLSNQDFAHLDPTRNWTMPNMDFGIRLLYRTLTTFKAAPGEEGGKIVPDLATDLGRSSAGGKVWTFTLRPGLKYEDGTPVKAQDVKYNVERSFSPDLTGGPDYAHQYLADTDGYDGPLTGKHLSSIVTPDDRTIVFHLKRPVAEFSYTVTLPTFSPVPQSREAGVQYDLRPFSSGPYKIDSYQRGKQMTLIRNPYWDPATDPVRKAYPDRIVVKMGMQGGQIDDRLIAGSGADASAVQWSNLSPASVAKVLPKPDVRARLSAEPTGCTDMLYLNTARGPFTDVTVRKAMQYAVDKSAQVTADGGPALNDVATSYLPPLLSAGASTDFYKVPWSGMPDTAKKLLQQAGKPEFSATLTVSTGDKTRAEALQESLAKVGVTVKITTVDPSVYYDTIGDTAHAPDMTLGGWCPDYPSGATFLPFVFDGRTIRAKGNQGNFSQFRDTAVMKRMDRIEAMSNPGEAQYAWADLDTQIMRESPAVPLLWQRKPLLVGTNVAGAFGHSAWTGQFDFAVIGLKDPAKSAG
- a CDS encoding aminopeptidase P family protein, whose product is MTRSVSTPHTGSHDLPVSPALREFMAASWAPTPLPPGTRLPGEEFTAARRARLSARFPGERLIIPAGRLRVRSNDTDHRFRPHTAYAWLTGFTGEDQPGHVLLLEPAGSGHQAVLYVRPRSPRTGDEFYRDRRYGEFWVGRRPDLDEAAELSGLRCAHLDDLPKPLTGSAPPTRVLAGVDPAVDALVGPGNHAADRDAELAGALSELRLLKDPWEVAQLQLAVDHTTAGFEDVVRALPQALRHPRGERWIEGVFGLRARAEGNGTGYDTIAASGAHACVLHWIRNDGPLDPAQLLLLDAGVETDTLYTSDITRTLPLSGRFSPAQRTAYDLVFAAQEAGIAALRPGARFRDFHEAAMRVIAEGLHDWGVLRISPDESMDPDSGLHRRWTLCSSGHMLGMDVHDCAQARAETYLDGVLEEGHVLTVEPGLYLQPDDETLPSELRGMGIRIEDDLVITADGARLMSDALPRTADAVEEWMGTLLDG
- a CDS encoding GntR family transcriptional regulator, with translation MGHLSSRSVIPVQEHLRDQVANALRAALTAGELRPGVVYSAPTLAAELGVSATPVREAMLDLAKEGLVEAVRNKGFRITEITDKDLDEYTEIRELIEAPTIARATVVATAEQLEALRPQALEIVEAARGHDLIGYLEADRRFHLGLLALAGNNHLVEVVSDLRKRSRLYGLNRLDSTGRLVDSAEEHIELLDLMLAGDAAGAEACMRRHLGHIRSLWADGKEAQTPPPALRLGAG